From Candidatus Methylomirabilis lanthanidiphila, one genomic window encodes:
- a CDS encoding Beta-propeller repeat protein — MTKLAPNGGSLVYSTFLGGSRSDWGHAITVDNEDHAYVTGGTLSDDFPTTPGARDTSPKGHGDAFVTKLTPDGASLVYSTFLGGNEYDIGFGIAMDADGHAYVTGRTKSLNFPTTPGAVDTSYNGWGDAFVTKLAPTGFSLVYSTFLGGNQHDWGEAITIDKEGHAYVTGGTKSPDFPTTPGALGSALKGDGDAFVTRYEL, encoded by the coding sequence GTGACGAAGCTTGCGCCCAACGGCGGCAGCCTCGTCTACTCGACCTTCCTGGGCGGGAGCCGGTCCGATTGGGGCCACGCGATTACCGTGGATAACGAGGATCATGCGTACGTGACGGGGGGCACCCTTTCTGACGATTTCCCCACAACTCCTGGCGCGCGCGATACCTCACCTAAGGGCCACGGGGATGCCTTTGTGACGAAGCTGACACCAGACGGCGCGAGCCTCGTCTACTCGACCTTCCTGGGCGGAAATGAGTACGACATAGGCTTTGGCATCGCCATGGACGCCGACGGCCATGCCTATGTGACAGGCAGGACAAAGTCTCTCAACTTCCCCACAACACCAGGGGCAGTCGATACCTCCTACAACGGTTGGGGGGATGCCTTTGTGACGAAGCTCGCCCCCACGGGCTTTAGCCTCGTCTACTCGACCTTCCTGGGCGGCAATCAGCATGATTGGGGAGAAGCCATCACCATCGATAAGGAAGGTCATGCCTACGTAACTGGTGGCACCAAGTCGCCAGACTTCCCCACGACACCCGGCGCATTG